Genomic segment of Paenibacillus sp. FSL R5-0623:
ATTTGATTTGGAATATACACAGCTGATTACCGATCTGGGCATTCCCACCATCTTTATCGATTGCGCTTCCAACATATGTTATCCCGAATTCCAAGCAGATTTGCTACTCATGGAGAATGAACATAGCATCTACCAGTTAACCACAAAATTAATTGAGAGCGGCTACACAAGTATCGGATTCGTTGGAGATTACAATCACTGCAAGAGCTTTAATGAACGATGGGTTGGATATCACCGTGCTATGCTGGAGGCGGGGTTGCAGGTCGACCTGTCCCATTGCATCGTAGACAATGATCGCCTGTGTTTCTCCAAGCCAGGATGGTTGAACCAGCGAGTGGCAGAACTGGCATCCCTACCTTCCGCCTACGTATGCGCTAATGACTTTATAGCAGTTGATCTGATCAGGGCGTTAAAAGATAGAAATGTCGCTGTGCCACAGGATATTGCGATATGCGGATTCGATAATGCACCTCAATCTCGAATTATTGAGCCAGCATTAACGACGGTTCATATTTATAGCAATGAGATGGGCATTAAGACTGCGGAGATGCTATTATCCCGGATTAATAGCCC
This window contains:
- a CDS encoding LacI family DNA-binding transcriptional regulator; this encodes MAKEKVTIQDIADALGISRNTASKALNDSGNIPDETRNRVIKKAIELKYKQFAYMDNEHVLSKAPGNIALLTENLPNTSHFGSLLISGLEKRISAEGYNLSIHIVREDDQDTLTLPNNFDIAKVDGIICIELFDLEYTQLITDLGIPTIFIDCASNICYPEFQADLLLMENEHSIYQLTTKLIESGYTSIGFVGDYNHCKSFNERWVGYHRAMLEAGLQVDLSHCIVDNDRLCFSKPGWLNQRVAELASLPSAYVCANDFIAVDLIRALKDRNVAVPQDIAICGFDNAPQSRIIEPALTTVHIYSNEMGIKTAEMLLSRINSPTQPYQVSHIVTKPIIRESTPAIMADHSQMIHSSAK